From the genome of Rubripirellula reticaptiva:
GTCGTCAGTGTTAATTCGGTTGGCGAAGGTGTCGATGCGACGCCGGCGATTGCGGATGACGAAATCTTCATTCGCGGTGCCAAGCATTTATTTTGCATCGGCGAATGATCGTTTGAGTGCGTCGTGACTGACACGAAGTCAGCCAAAGCGAAGTTAACGCTTGGCCTTGGCGACTTCGGCGTCCGCTTTTGCTTTCCACCTTGTTGATTTTTTTGCGACACTGGTGCTGTCGAGCACTTTGGCGGCAACTGCAAAGGCTTCGGCAAGCAGGGCTGGATTACGTGGGTCTTTGGCTACGCGCAGCCGGCGAACAATGTCGTCCATCTGTTTTGCGATCCTTGCAAAGAAGTGCTGCAACGCGATCAATTGCATCGTCTGCGATCTTTGCCAATGATTGAGTTTGAGTTGAAGTTCGCGTCGATGGGGACGCAGATCGTCCGGTCAATTTAGCGTTGCGATGGCGGCGTCGTTGGCAAATGTAGGCTGAGGGAGAGCAAGGCTTGCCAGCAAAAGCAGCAGCAAGTAGGAGCTGCTCATCAGACGACTCCCGAGAGTGGCGGCGGAGGGAAGGCAGACGCAGTGTCTTTTTTGGGGATGGTTGCATCTCGGCGTCAATTTTTTTCTCGTGGACCTTGTTCGGTTGGTTTGGGAGTTGGCGTTGTCGTGATCTGGACGGGCAATCGCGGTTGTGTCGCGAGGCCGTTAAACTGGGCTTCGCAGACCCCGCTCCGATCACTCGATTGCCGCTTTCATGACAAACTCACCCGACCGCGACCCGACCAAGCTTCGTTCTCATCGCTGGTTAGCGCCGGACGACATGCGTTCGTTTGGGCATCGGTCGCGGATGAAGGGGATGGGGTTTGACGACATCGATTTCACTGATCGACCGGTCGTCGCGATTTTGAACACGTGGAGCGAGATGAACACGTGTCATTCGCACTTTCGTAATCGCGCCGAAGAAGTGCGGCGTGGCATTTTGCAGTCGGGCGGTTTTCCTGTCGAGATTCCTGTCATGTCGCTGGGCGAGATGATGATGAAGCCGACGACGATGCTGTACCGGAATCTGTTGGCGATGGAGGTCGAGGAAGTCCTGCGTTGTCATCCGGTCGACGCGGCGGTGTTGATGGGCGGTTGCGATAAGACGGTGCCAGCGATGTTGATGGGCGCGATTAGCGCCGACATCCCATCGATCTTCTTTCCGGCCGGCCCGATGTTGAAGGGACGCTGGAAGGACGTAACGCTGGGCAGCGGATCAGATGTCTGGAAGTACTGGGACGAACGGGTGGCAGGCAACCTTTGCGACAGCGACTGGAAAGGCATCGAAAACTGCATCGCCCGGTCGGCTGGCACGTGCATGACGATGGGCACGGCGTCGACGATGGCCTGTGTGACCGAAGCGATGGGATTTAGTTTGCCCGGCGCGGCGACGATTCCGGCTGTGATGGCCGAGCATTGTCGCTTGGCAACACGAACGGGCCGCCGAGCGGTTGAGATGGCTTGGGAGAATCTGAAACCGTCGACATTCATGACGGCCGAGTCGATCGATAACGGTTTGATGACTTCGCTGGCGATCGGGGGCAGCACCAATGCGATCGTGCACTTGATCGCAATCGCCGGTCGGTTGGGAATTGAGTTGACGCTTGATCGTTTTGACGAGCTGTCGCGGATCACGCCGGTGCTGGCCGATATTCGTCCGAGCGGCCGATTCTTGATGGAAGATTTTCAAGATGCGGGCGGCTTGCCAGCGATGTTGTCGCGGATGACGGATCTGCTGAACACCGAGTGCATGACCGTGACGGGCAAAACGCTGGGTCAGCAGATCGCGGGCGCCGAAGTGATCAATGACGAAGTCATCCGGACTCGCGAAAATCCGGTCGCTGCAGTCGGCGGAACGTGTTTGCTGAAAGGCAACTTGGCACCGAGTGGCTGCGTGATCAAGTCAATCGCGGCGGATCCAAAATTGATGGTCCATCGCGGCAAGGCGGTTGTGTTCGACAACTATCCGTCGATGAAGGAACAGATTCACGATCCGGACCTGGACGTGGATGAAAACAGTGTCTTGATCTTGCGATCAGCCGGGCCACTCGGGGCACCTGGTTTTCCGGAGTGGGGCATGTTGCCGTTGCCGAAAAAGTTACTTGAAAAAGGCGTTCGTGACATGCTGCGGATCAGCGACGCGCGGATGAGTGGGACGAGTTACGGTACATGCGTGCTGCACATTGCACCGGAGAGTGCTGCGGGCGGTCCGCTGGCGCTAGTGAAGAACGGCGACGAGATTGAAATCAACGTTCCCGAGCGAACCATTCACTGGCACGTGTCGGACGAAGAGGCCGAATTGCGGCGAAAAACGATGCAAACGTCGATTCCGGTGCCCGAGCGCGGTTACAGCCACTTGTATGCAAAACACGTCACTCAAGCCGACAAAGGATGCGACTTTGACTTTCTAGTCGGCCGCAGTCCTGGGGCTGAACCAAGCATCCACTAAGCTCTTTCGCGACACCTTGAACGCCCCTTCGTTTCGTTCGGTTGGGCGATGAAGTAATCATTCTCATTAAACGCAAATTATGAACACACAACCATTCTCTGTTGCCCAACTTCGCGAATCCGTGATCGCTGTCCCCCCGCTTGCTCGGGACGCGAACTTTAAAATCGATGCGGCCGAAAATGCCAAAATCATTCGGCACATCGAAGCCGGTGGCGTGCGTTCGCTGTTGTACGGCGGTAACGCGGTCTTCTATCACGCTCGGTTATCTGAGTACGCGTCGTTGCTTTCAGTGCTTGCCGACAGTGCGGGCGACGATACGGTCGTGGTGCCGTCGGTGGGGCCGGCGTACGGTTTGTCGATGGATCAAGTCGATGTGCTTGCCGACTTTGATTTTCCGACGGTGATGTTGTTGCCGTCGCGTGACATCGTCGATCAAAACGGGATCGCATCCGGCGTTCGTCACATCGCCGAAAAATTTGGCAAGCCGATTGTGTTGTACTTGAAGTTTGATCGCTGGCTTGATCCGTCGATCATCAAGTCGTTGGAGGCCGACGGAGTGATTTCGTGGATCAAGTACGCCGTCGTGCTGGATGATCCGGCCGACGATCCCTATATGAAAGAAGTGATGCAGGTCTTCCCGGCTGATCGGATGGTGTCGGGGATCGGCGAGCAACCGGCGATCGTTCACGTTCACGACGTGGGCATGGCAGGGTTCACCAGCGGGTGCGTTTGTGTCGCGCCGGGCAAATCGATGGAGATGATGCACGCGATCCATGCGGGCGATATCGCCACCGCCGAATCGATTCGAAAATGGTTCTGTCCGCTGGAAGACCTGCGGAACGGGATCAACCCGATTCGTGTGCTGCATCATGCCGTTGAGGCAGCCGGAATCGCCAAGACAGGTCCGTTGTTGCCGATGCTAAGCGACTTGTCGGAATCTCAGATCGCCGAGATCGCGGCGGCCGTCAAATCGATGGTGGGCTAGACGGCGGTGGCGAGATTATGGGTGTTGCAGTCGTTAAAGTCATCGACCCGACATCTTTTCCACACGTCATATTTTCCGCACGCGGCTTGATCGGCCCGCAATTTGCCTTGGATTGCTGATCTGGGCTCATCAAGTCTTCACGAGTCGGTGGGACAGTCGGTAGCGTAATGCGTAGCTCGTTTGAAGATTCTTTTTCTCCGCGATGGATGCACATGACCGCCGACGACTCCTACGAAGCCCCGTTTGACGAAGCCACCTCCCGTAGCGCAACATCGGTTGACGCCGAAACTGCGATGGAGGATGGCGTCGACTCGCAAGACGCACTGACTGCTGGTGAATCAGCCGCTGAGCAATCAGCAGACGCGAACACCGAGGTTCAAGCTAGCGTTGATCCCGAAGTCGAGGAGGCTCGCGAGGCCTTCGACAGCAATGACGATGACTACGAAGACGTCAGCGATGACGTAAGCGATGACGTAAGCGATGACGTGTCGGAATCAGTCGCCAGCGACGCTGTGACTGCCTTAGAAGACGTTGTTGAGACCGTAGCCGCAGCCGAGTTAACGACCGAGGCGGTTTCCGAGGACGCCGCAGCCGACGATGGTGAAGAGCAGCTTGCTGTTTTGGCGACGCCGTTTGTCGGCCGCTGGAACGAACTGATCAGCACCACGAATTGGGAAAAGGGCCGCATCATCAGTGAATGGCGAGCGGCGTTGATCGCATCGGGCGTGGGAGCCGACCAGTACAGCGACGAAGCATGGGCTCGCCGCGTTGGCGGAGTCACGGCACCGCATGTCGGGCGTCTGCGCCGCGTTTACGATCAGTTCGGATCGAAATACGAGTCGTACCAAGGGCTCTACTGGAGCCACTTTTTGGCGGCTCAGGACTGGGAAGACGCTGCATTGTGGCTGGAAGGCGCGGTGCAATCCGGATGGAGCGTTTCCGGGATGCGAGAGCAGCGTTGGCAAGCGCACGGCGCCGTTGATTCGCAGCGTCCGACGTCCAGCCAGATCGTCGAAGTCGATACGGACGAGGACATCGACAAGGACATCGTCGAGCCCGCACAGGGTGGCGGCAGCACTCGCGAATACGGCGACGAGCCTGGTACCGCGATGGGCAAGACCTATGAAGATGCCGATTTTGGTGATGAAGAAGAACTGCAGTCGTTGGCTGGCAACACCGAACTTCCCAACCCGGGCGGATTGGGCGTCGCACCTGAAAACGTCGAGGTCGCGCCAACTCCGATGCAGCCGTTTGCGGGACTGCCGGAACTGCCCGAAGACTTGGCCGACGCCATCGAAATGATGAAACTCGCCATCCTGCGTCACAAGTCCAACAAGTGGGACAAGATCGACATCGATATTGTCGCCAAGTACCTAGAAGCCGTCGGTGCGCTGCTGCGAAGTCCGTGAGTGAATAGGGATTAGGTGTTAGAGATTAGGTTTTAGGAAAATTATGTCTTCCAAATACCTAAACGCTTGTACCTAAACGCTTGTACCTAAACGCTTGTACCTAAACGCTTGTACCTAAACGCTTGTACCTAAACGCTTGTACCTAACACCTGCTCCCCCTACATCACCGAGAAGTAGTTCTCGCACGCGAAGTCCATGTACTCGTGTTTGAGTTCGATGGGCAGGTCGTTGTACAGGCAGTAATTCTTGACTTGCAGCAGCAAGTCACGGGGTTGGCACATGCGCATCGGCCGATCCACTGCCTTGTAGTGCTTTTCGATCAGATAGTTGATCGGGTCCGCTTCATAGGGGATTTTGACCACCTTGCACATGATTTCGAACAGCTTGCGAAAGTCGGCTTCCGGTGGGTTTTCCGCTTCGATTTTGTAGGGGATTCGTCGCAGGAACGCGTCGTCGACCAAGTCCTTGGGTTCAAGGTTGGTGCTGAAGACGACCAGTTGATCGAACGGCACCTGGATTTTCTTTCCGGATGCCATGTTCAAGAAGTCATAGCGTTTTTCAAGCGGGACGATCCAGCGGTTTAGCAGTTCGTCGACCCGCATTCGTTGACGTCCAAAGTCATCGATGACCAACGTGCCGCAATTGCTTTTCAGTTGCAGGGGCGACTCGCTGATATTGCTTTCCGAATTGCTTTGAACTTCAAGCATGTCCATCGTCAATTCACCGCCGGCGATGATGGTTGGGCGACGGATGCGGACCCAGCGTTTGTCGAATCCGCCGATGTCCAACAAGCCGCTGCCGGCTTCGGGCATCGCGAGTTCGTGACACATCGGGTCGAACACACGTAGGACGTCGCCATCGATATCGATCGCGCGGGGGATCCAGACGTACTTTCCAAACGCGCCGGTGACTCGTTCAGCAATGGATGTTTTGCCGTTCCCGGGGAACCCGAACAGGAACATACCGCGGCCACTGGCGACGGCTGGGCCGAGTTTGTTCAGCATCGCAGGATTGATCAGCAAGTCCTTGAAGGCGTTCAGCAGGTCTTGTTTCTTGGGGTACTGGCCTTCGATCGTTTGCCGTTTGACGCTGGCAATGTATTCCTTCAGCGGAACTGGGCACGCGCCGTAGTAAGTGCAGTCTTGCATGTGACCGCGTGCGATCGCGCGACCGCTTTCGGTCAGCATGTAGACATAGTCGTTGGTCGACGTCGAGTTCTTGTAGGCAACATTTTGTTCTGCCTTCAAGCGAGTCAGCAGCGGCTCGATCATGCCGAAGGGCAATTTCACTTGGTCCGCGATTCTGCGTCCTGCCGCTTCGCCGATGTTGCGAATGAAACGATAGATAATGGCTTCGAGCAGCGTTTCGTTGACGCCAGCGGCGACCATGTCGGCAGGTTCGCCTGGTCGCCAAGGTTCGTCGCGGGACGGTTTGAATCCGAGCGGTTCTGGCGATCGAGCCGGTCGAGGTTGGGCCGGTTCCCCGGTCGGGCGAGCGATTGCGGGACCGGATGGTGAACCGGAAGGCCGCTGGGCCTCGGCTGCCGCCGGTGCCGGCGCCGGGCGCGCAGCCTGAGCAGGCGAGTTGGGTTGCGGTGCGCTGGATTCCGGCTGGCTAGTTGCGAGCGACGCCAGGCTGGCCGCTGGCGTGCCACCGGCGCTTAGCGTTTGGATGCGAGAGATCAATGAATCGAGCTTGCTGTCGACGTCGCCGCTCATGACTGCCTCGGATTGAGGTGGATGCAAAGGAAGTGTGTTCCGTTGTTCATCGGCCCAGGCAGTCGCGATATTCCACAAAATCGATAGCCGCCCCGAGCGTCTCGTTTGGTCCCCCTGATCAGACTGATCGTTATGAACCGCCCATTTCGCCAAGCCGGATTGAATTTGCGGGGCGATATCGTCGCACGTCGTCATTGCGACCGCACTGCTGCGTTTGGTGACCTAGGAACTAAGAGATGCCATTTGCCCGTGGTCGCCAACCGCTCGATGCAAACATTCATGTCGAAGTCCAACCTCTCATCAGCCCGCCTGGGCCTGCGAATCGACCAAGCGAAGTGGTCGCTTGCGCTTCCTGATGGTGCGCGGCGACTGATTGCATCGGGGGATTTCGACGGGCGCGACAACGAAACCCTGGTTCGTTGGCTTAGCGGCGAACCCACGTTGTCCAAGCGATTGTTGTTGTGGTGCAACACGCCGATGTACAACCTTTCGCAGCCCTATCAGACTCTTGAGCAAGCCGCCAAGGTCATGGATCGCTGTGAATTGGCGCGTCTTGCCGTGCTGGCGTGGGTTCGAGGCATGTTTCTGCCGGAGGTCCAGATTGACGTTTACAGTCGCGAAATCCTTTGGGGGCACTCAATTGCCGTCGGTTCCGTCGCGACTTTGATCGCGCGGATGTGCAACGTTGGCGATCCCGGTTTGGTGTTCATTGCTGGCGCCCTGCATGACGTTGGGCTTTGTGCTAGCGAGCGACTGGATCCCGAGTCGTTTGCCGAAGTGGTCAGCCAGATCGACGAGCTATCGCCGACTCATGAAGTAGAAAGAGACATTCTAGGCTGGGATCACTGTCAGTTAGGTGAAGCCATTTTGGGCCAGTGGGGATTGCCCGACGCCGTGACCATGGCAGCCCGTCATCACCACGCGCCCGAGCGCGTCCTTGACTCGGAACATGCCGACACCGTCGGCTGCGTGGCAATTGCCAACTACCTGTGCAGTCGCAGTGGTTGGGGGTCGACGCCAGCACACTCCATCGTCGCACCGAGCGACCGCGTCTTCAAAAAGCTTGGAATCGACGCCGGGCTGTTGACCGTATTGTGGACCCAGCTTTCGACAACGCTCGCTTCGGTCTCTGGTTTGCGGTAGCAAATTGACGCCGTCTGAAGACCTCAAAATCTCCGCAAA
Proteins encoded in this window:
- the araD gene encoding L-arabinonate dehydratase, giving the protein MTNSPDRDPTKLRSHRWLAPDDMRSFGHRSRMKGMGFDDIDFTDRPVVAILNTWSEMNTCHSHFRNRAEEVRRGILQSGGFPVEIPVMSLGEMMMKPTTMLYRNLLAMEVEEVLRCHPVDAAVLMGGCDKTVPAMLMGAISADIPSIFFPAGPMLKGRWKDVTLGSGSDVWKYWDERVAGNLCDSDWKGIENCIARSAGTCMTMGTASTMACVTEAMGFSLPGAATIPAVMAEHCRLATRTGRRAVEMAWENLKPSTFMTAESIDNGLMTSLAIGGSTNAIVHLIAIAGRLGIELTLDRFDELSRITPVLADIRPSGRFLMEDFQDAGGLPAMLSRMTDLLNTECMTVTGKTLGQQIAGAEVINDEVIRTRENPVAAVGGTCLLKGNLAPSGCVIKSIAADPKLMVHRGKAVVFDNYPSMKEQIHDPDLDVDENSVLILRSAGPLGAPGFPEWGMLPLPKKLLEKGVRDMLRISDARMSGTSYGTCVLHIAPESAAGGPLALVKNGDEIEINVPERTIHWHVSDEEAELRRKTMQTSIPVPERGYSHLYAKHVTQADKGCDFDFLVGRSPGAEPSIH
- a CDS encoding dihydrodipicolinate synthase family protein, whose product is MNTQPFSVAQLRESVIAVPPLARDANFKIDAAENAKIIRHIEAGGVRSLLYGGNAVFYHARLSEYASLLSVLADSAGDDTVVVPSVGPAYGLSMDQVDVLADFDFPTVMLLPSRDIVDQNGIASGVRHIAEKFGKPIVLYLKFDRWLDPSIIKSLEADGVISWIKYAVVLDDPADDPYMKEVMQVFPADRMVSGIGEQPAIVHVHDVGMAGFTSGCVCVAPGKSMEMMHAIHAGDIATAESIRKWFCPLEDLRNGINPIRVLHHAVEAAGIAKTGPLLPMLSDLSESQIAEIAAAVKSMVG
- a CDS encoding ATP-binding protein; translation: MSGDVDSKLDSLISRIQTLSAGGTPAASLASLATSQPESSAPQPNSPAQAARPAPAPAAAEAQRPSGSPSGPAIARPTGEPAQPRPARSPEPLGFKPSRDEPWRPGEPADMVAAGVNETLLEAIIYRFIRNIGEAAGRRIADQVKLPFGMIEPLLTRLKAEQNVAYKNSTSTNDYVYMLTESGRAIARGHMQDCTYYGACPVPLKEYIASVKRQTIEGQYPKKQDLLNAFKDLLINPAMLNKLGPAVASGRGMFLFGFPGNGKTSIAERVTGAFGKYVWIPRAIDIDGDVLRVFDPMCHELAMPEAGSGLLDIGGFDKRWVRIRRPTIIAGGELTMDMLEVQSNSESNISESPLQLKSNCGTLVIDDFGRQRMRVDELLNRWIVPLEKRYDFLNMASGKKIQVPFDQLVVFSTNLEPKDLVDDAFLRRIPYKIEAENPPEADFRKLFEIMCKVVKIPYEADPINYLIEKHYKAVDRPMRMCQPRDLLLQVKNYCLYNDLPIELKHEYMDFACENYFSVM
- a CDS encoding HDOD domain-containing protein; the protein is MNRPFRQAGLNLRGDIVARRHCDRTAAFGDLGTKRCHLPVVANRSMQTFMSKSNLSSARLGLRIDQAKWSLALPDGARRLIASGDFDGRDNETLVRWLSGEPTLSKRLLLWCNTPMYNLSQPYQTLEQAAKVMDRCELARLAVLAWVRGMFLPEVQIDVYSREILWGHSIAVGSVATLIARMCNVGDPGLVFIAGALHDVGLCASERLDPESFAEVVSQIDELSPTHEVERDILGWDHCQLGEAILGQWGLPDAVTMAARHHHAPERVLDSEHADTVGCVAIANYLCSRSGWGSTPAHSIVAPSDRVFKKLGIDAGLLTVLWTQLSTTLASVSGLR